The window CATTAGGGCAGTATAATCAGTAGAAATATCTTTATCATCAAAAGTGATTAATAAGTTGAAGCCCATAACATCTCTGTAAAAATCAACCCATTTGTTCATTTCACCCCATCCTACATTACCTACGCAATGGTCAACATATTTTAAACCTATAGGGCTTGCAGGTAATTCACTTGTTTTTTCAACATAGCCAGGTAAGAATACCCCACTATAATTTTGTCTGTTAACAAATGTGTGAAGTGTATCGCCATAAGTATGAATAGAAGCTACTGTTACTTCTCCATGCTCATCTTTAATAGTTTTGGGTTCAGAATGTGCTTTTGCCCCTCTTTTAGTGGTTTCATTAAAAGATAACTCAGCATCATCAACCCAAAGTGCTAATACTTTAACTCCATCTCCGTGTAATCTAACATGTTCTGCAATTTCGGAATCCGGCTCTAAGGAAGAAGTTAATACCAAACGGATCTTGCCTTGTTGCAACATATATGAAGCCCTATCCTTAATGCCTGTTTCCGGACCAGCGTAGGCTTTTAACTCAAAACCAAAAGCCGTTTGATAATACATGGCTGATTGCTTAGCATTTCCAACATAAAATTCAATGTAATCGGTGCCATTTATAGGCAAAAAATCCTGTTCCATAGTCTTTTAAATCAATTTTAAAATTAATTATATTCAAAATTATGCATTTTGACCACTTATAGAAATTAAATCCAAAACTATTACTAAATAGTGCTCGTATTACTTGGAAGTTAATTTCAATCTAAAGAATTTTACATTCAGAAAACAATAGCGCATAGCATGATAGATATTAAAAAGTTAGATGAAGATTTGACAGCATTGGTAAAGGCAAAAATTGCTTTAAGTAAATTGACTTATGCTGATAATGATTATGACAAAATCGAAGAAGAACTTCATGATTTAGAGGATGATTTCCAAGAAAATTATGGTGAATACTTGGAAGAAGCATTAGCAGACGTTCATGATGAATTCTGCCCAGACAATGATGTTTTGCTTCCGATTGCCTATTTAGCTGATGAATATGTTGTTACTGAAGATACAATAGATGTAGCTCCAGGCCATGGAGTGTTAGTTGAAGCTGATGATTTCGCCAGCTCTAAAGTTACATTAGCATTAGCTCCAAAACCTACAAGAATAGTTTTACAAGCTGGAAATGACCACAAAGAAGTGGTTTGGAAAGCGAGCTAATTCTTAATTAATAGCATAAACTAAAAAGTTCTTTAGTACTCTAAAGAACTTTTTTTATTTAAGACCACATATTGCTTTATCCGATTGCTTATAAACAATAGTCTTCTCTATTTTTATGAGCTTATAGTTCATTTATACCTCATATCTATTATTTACCAAATGAATTATGGAAATGAAGTAGATTAACAATTCATCATTTTCTTTGAGGAATTTATTTCCATTTACCAATCATCCCTCTATATTTGCAGGGTTTCAAAAAAATAACTAAAACTTATGAGCAATATTATCTGGATTGTCCCGATTCTCGGGATTGTGGGACTGATTGTTATGGCTATCAAATCCGCATGGGTATCGAAGCAAGATGCCGGTGATGAGAGGATGCAAGAATTAGCTGGATACATAGCAAAAGGTGCTATGGCATTTTTAAAAGCCGAATGGAAGGTAATGTTCTACTTTGTGATCATTGCCGGTATATTGTTGGCATATTCTGGCACATTAGTGGAAACATCATCTCCTGTAATTGCAATTTCATTTATTATAGGTGCTATTTTTTCAGCATTTGCAGGTTACGTAGGAATGAATATTGCTACTAAAGCGAATGTGAGAACTACTCAATCCGCAAAAACTAGTCTAGCAAAAGCTTTGAAAGTATCATTTTCAGGTGGTACTGTAATGGGGCTTGGTGTTGCAGGCCTTGCAGTTTTTGGAATGGGTACTCTATTTATTTTCTTCTATAACCTTTATGTATTACAAACTGGTGGTGATGTAAACGGTTTGGAAATGGAAAAAGCATTAGAAGTGTTAGCAGGTTTTTCTTTAGGAGCTGAATCAATTGCATTATTCGCCAGAGTTGGTGGTGGTATCTATACGAAAGCTGCCGATGTTGGTGCTGATTTAGTGGGTAAGGTTGAAGCTGGAATTCCAGAGGATGATCCAAGAAACCCTGCAACTATTGCAGATAATGTTGGAGATAATGTTGGAGATGTTGCAGGTATGGGAGCCGATTTATTTGGTTCTTATGTAGCTACTATCTTAGCTTCAATGGTATTAGGTAGAGAAATCATCTCTGAAGATCAGTTTGGTGGTATTGCACCTATCCTTTTACCCATGATAATTGCAGGTTTAGGATTAGTATTCTCTATTGTAGGTACTCTTTTCGTTAGAGTTCAAAATGAAACTGATAGTGTTCAAAAGGCACTAAACTGGGGAAACTGGTCTTCGATCATTCTTACCGTTATAGCTTCTTATTTCTTAGTGGACTACATGTTACCAGAAACACTTGTTATCCGTGGATTCGAATTTGGTAGTATGGATGTATTCTGGGCTATATTTACAGGTCTTATTGTAGGTGCTTTAATGAGTATCATAACAGAATATTATACTTCTATGGGTAAAAAACCTGTATTATCTATAGTGAAACAATCAAGTACTGGTTCTGCTACAAACATCATTGGTGGTTTAGCAGTCGGTATGCAGTCAACTGTATTGCCGATATTAGTTTTAGCGGTAGGTATAGTAGTTTCTTATTCTTTCGCTGGTTTATATGGTGTAGCAATTGCTGCTGCTGGTATGATGGCAACTACAGCTATGCAATTAGCGATTGATGCTTTCGGTCCTATTGCTGATAATGCAGGTGGTATTGCAGAAATGAGCGGATTACCTGAAGAAGTAAGAGATAGAACTGATAATCTTGATGCGGTTGGTAATACTACTGCTGCAACGGGTAAAGGCTTTGCTATTGCTTCTGCTGCATTAACTGCATTAGCTCTTTTTGCAGCTTTCGTTGGTATTTCCGGCATTGACTCAATTGATATTTACAAAGCTCCTGTATTGGCTGCTTTATTTGTTGGGGGTATGATTCCATTCATCTTCTCTTCATTAGCAATAGCTGCTGTAGGTAGAGCTGCAATGGATATGGTACAAGAAGTAAGAAGACAGTTTAAAGAAATGCCTGGCATTATGGAAGGTACAACTAAACCAGAGTATGAAAAATGTGTAGACATCTCTACTAAAGCCTCTATTCGTGAAATGATTTTGCCAGGTGCTATTGCGTTAATCGTTCCTTTATTAGTTGGATTTGGTTTAAAAGGAGTATTTGAAGATACTTCTTCTGCAGAAATCTTAGGTGGATTATTAGCAGGTGTTACCGTTTCAGGTGTTTTAATGGGAATATTCCAGAATAACGCTGGTGGTGCTTGGGACAATGCTAAAAAATCATTCGAAAAAGGAGTAGAAATTAATGGCAAAATGGAGTATAAAGGATCTGAAGCTCATAAAGCATCAGTGACTGGTGATACCGTTGGTGATCCTTTTAAAGATACTTCTGGCCCATCTATGAACATTTTAATTAAATTAATGTCTATTGTAGCATTAGTTATCGCTCCTCACATTTCTGTTAAGGACCATAGCACTGCAGAAGTGAAGAAAGAGGTTAAAGAAATAGTAGTGGAAAAAAGCGAAGTGATTCAAGCTGAGAAATAAGCTTTTTTAAATGATTTGTGAAAGGTTAGTTGGTCATCCAACTAACCTTTTTTGTTAAAATTGTTTTCTGAATTCTGAAATCAATTCACTTACCTTTTATTGTATTTACAGTAAATCATTTCTATTTTGCTAATTAATTGAAGCATTAGAAAAAGTAATCAAATGGCGGATAAAAATTCTCGAAATCAAGAACAGAACAGAAAGCTTAATATTAAAAATTACGTTCGAATTGATTTTAAAACCCTTCAAGGCAGAATTTCTATAGGTTTTATTATAATTGGTGCATTCGCATTGATTATGTTAGTAAGCAGCAACAGAGCTTGGAAAAACCAAATTGAGGATGGTAAAAATCTAATTGCTTTAAATAAAAACAGTAATACGCTAGTAGCTGAGGTTCAACAATTGGTTGATTTAACCACTATTTTAACCTTTCGTTACGTCAGTACAGAAGATGATTTCTACAAAAATGACCTAGAAAGATGGTGGGCTGATGAACTATACCCTAAAGTTGATGAACTCGATAGCTTAGTAAGAGAATATGGAGACAAAAATGTAATCACTTATACGGAAGAGCTGAAAGAACATCTTCCAAAAATAAAGAAAACCCAAAAAGAAGCTATTGATAATCTTAACTATTCAATATTGAATAGTGATTCAACGATAGACGATATCTTACATTTAACTTTTTTAAGAGAAAATATTCAAGATAGATTACAAATGGCTGAGCAAGAAGCTATTCAAGATATTCAAGACGCAGAAAGAAACATTCCTTTAATGCTTATAATTGAATTCATAATAGCCTCTATTATCAGTAGCATTATAGCTGTATTTATTATTCGATCAGTTCTGAAAAGAATAAACTTCCTAAAATCAAATATTAGAGAACTTTCTAAAGGTAATCTTCCAGATAATTTAGAAGAATCGGAAGATGAAATGAATTCCATTATCAAAGGTATCAATGAATTAATATTTAATTTAAAGGGAATAACCCGATTTGCTGAAGAAGTTGGTAAAGGTGATTTCAATACGAAAATATCTGTTTTTAATAACGAAGGTCATTTAGGTCAGTCTTTAGCCGACATGCGCAATAAACTGCAAACCGTTGCGGAACAGGATAAAAGAAGAGTTTGGTTTAATGAGGGAGTTGCAAAATTTGGGGATATTCTACGTAAAAATGATAGCAGTATAGAGGATCTCTCATCCAGCTTAATATCTGAACTAGTAGAATATACGGATTCTATTCAAGGTTCATTATTTATTGTTGATAAAGAAAATGAAAATGATATTAAAATCATTCTTAAGGGAGCTTATGCCTACCATCGACAAAAATTCATTGAAAAAGAATTAGCTCCTGGTCAAGGTTTAGTTGGACAATGTTATTTAGAAAAAGAATACATCTATTTATCTGAAATACCTGAAAATTATGTTAGCATCCGATCTGGTTTAGGTGAATCATCCCCTACTCACATTTTAATTAGCCCAATGAAATTGAATGAAGAAATATTCGGAATAATTGAATTAGCATCATTCCAACCATATGAAGAATATCATATGAATTTCATTGATAAAGTGGGTGAAAGTATTGCCTCAACTATTCAAGGCCTTCAAGTATCATTAGAAACTAAAAAGCTTCTTGAAGAGTCTCAAATGAAGGCAGAACAATTACAAGCTCAAGAAGAAGAAATGCGACAAAATGCTGAAGAGCTTGAAGCTACTCAAGAGGAAATGGAGAGGCAAAGTAAAGAAATGGGGGCCTTTAATCAAGGAGTTCGCGTTTCAACTATGGTAGCTGAATTTAATAAAGAGGGTGAGATTTTAGATATCAATAATCAATTACAAATTCAAACAGGTTGGAGTAATGACGAAATTATAGGTTTAGATAGAAAGAGGCTAATCATATATGATGAAGATATTGATTGGACACAAACTTGGAATAAAATTACAGACAGCATGTCATTGAGTGCTTCTGGCACTTTAATTGGTAAAAGCGGTAATGAAATTCCTATTATTGCTCATTGTATTCCAGTTTCTGATGAATCAGGTAATACTGCTAAAATTGCGTGTATTTTCATCAAGAAAGAGAATTTTCAATAACATTATAATTTAATGCTGGTTATAATTCTTTAAAGCTATAGCCTTGAAAGAATTTTCGAAACTCATTACGGCATTAGATCAAACCAACAAGACAAACGATAAAGTTGAGGCGCTAAAGCATTATTTCAAAAGGGCTGAGGACCATGATAAAATATGGACTTTGGCACTTTTTACTCATCGTAGACCCAAAAGAGCAGTCAAAACATCCTTACTAAAAGCATGGGTAATGGAATGGACCTCCATACCTGAATGGCTTTTTCAGGAATCTTATCATGTAGTGGGTGATTTAGCTGAAACAATCTCACTTCTACTGGCTAATATAGATTGTAAATCTAATGCTGAGGATAAACCCCTCACCTATTATATCAACACTTTGAACAGAATCAGAAATGAAGATCTGATTGAAAAAAAACAAGTATTATATACTCTTTATCAAGAATTAGATCAACAAGAGAGATTTGTATTCACAAAAATCATGACAGGTGGCTGGCGAGTTGGTGTATCTCAAAACTTAATTACTAAAGCACTTAGTGAAACTTACAATATAGATAAAACTATTATTGCTCACAGATTAATGGGAGATTGGTCTCCAGAAAAATTAAGTTTTGAAGAACTGATATTTGAAGAAAATAGCAAAGATTTAGCATCAAGGCCCTACCCTTTTTATTTGGCACACCCAATTGAAACCAATGAAATAAAAGAAAAGCTAAAACCGGAAGAATGGCAAGCAGAATGGAAATGGGACGGTATAAGAGGCCAAATCATTAAACGAAAGGAGGAAGTTTTCATATGGAGCAGAGGGGAAGAGTTAATCACTGATAAATTTCCAGAACTAAAAGAGATGGCCAACCAATTACCAAATGGTACTGTTCTAGACGGAGAAATCACTGCATTTGAAAATGGCGAACCTTTATCTTTTGCAGTTTTACAAACAAGGATTGGACGCAAAAATGTCACTAAGAATCTATTAAAAAAGGCTCCTGTTGTTTTTATCAGTTACGACTTAATTGAGTTTAACGGGCTGGATTATAGAAATCGACCACTTAATACTAGAAAAGCTGAATTAGATAATATCATTCAGCAAACATCAGATAGTCGGCTAATCAGTTCTGAAAGTTTAAGGTTTGATAATTGGAGTGAATTAGAGGAGATTAGAAAAAAATCTCGTTCAGTAAAAACTGAAGGCATTATGCTAAAAAACCTAGATTCCGTTTATGAAGCTGGTAGAAAAAGAGGAAGCTGGTGGAAATGGAAAATTGCTCCATTAACTATAGATGGCGTAATGATTTATGCCCAAAAAGGACATGGCAGAAGAGCAGATTTATATTCAGATTACACATTGGCTGTTTGGCATGAGGATGAATTAATACCTTTCGCTAAAGCCTATTCTGGACTGACAGATGCCGAAATGAAAAAAGTTGATTCTTTTGTCAAAAAAAATACAAAAGAAAAGTTTGGTCCTGTCAGAACTGTGAAACCTGCATTGGTTTTTGAAATAGCATTCGAGGGCATTCAAGAATCAAAGCGACATAAATCAGGTATTGCTCTACGCTTTCCAAGAATCAAAAGATGGAGAAAAGACAAATCCATATCTGAAGCTAATAAACTCATTGATTTACAGGAATTATTAGAAAAATATGGATGATCAATTGAAAGCTGGAATTAATTGGTTTAAGAAAAAAGGTTGGGACCCTTTTGCTTTTCAATTGGAAACATGGAAACACTTCATTGATGGTAATTCTGGCCTACTTAATGCGCCAACTGGCAGTGGAAAAACCTATGCAATCTGGATTGGCTATTTACTTTCCAACTTAAATAAAAAACCAAAAAAGGGATTGAAGTTTTTATGGGTTTTACCTTTAAGAGCACTTTCAAAGGATATTCAATCTGCAATTCACGAAGCTGCTTATGATTTTGGTTTTGATTGGAAAATTGAAATACGAACAGGTGATACGTCAACTAAAGATAGAAAACGACAAAAAACAAGCCCTCCTGATTGCCTAATCACTACTCCTGAAAGTTTGCATCTACTTTTGAGTCAAAAAAATTCTACCAGCTATTTTAAAAATCTTGAAGCCTTGGTAGTAGATGAATGGCACGAATTATTAGGAAGTAAAAGAGGTGTTCAGGTAGAATTAGCTCTATCATCATTTAAAGCTTTCAGCAAAAGCAAACTTAAAATATGGGGGATCTCAGCCACTATAGGTAATCTACCTGAAGCTCAAAAAGTATTGCTTGGACCTAATAATTCAGATGGTATTTTCATCAGTGCAAAACTTGATAAAGAAATAAAAATTGAATCCATACTTCCCGATGAAGTAGAAAAATATCCATGGGCGGGACACTTAGGAATAAAACTCATTGATAAAGTTCTACCCATAATAAATGAGAATAAAACTACTTTAATATTTACAAATACGAGATCCCAAACTGAAATATGGTATCAACAATTACTGAATAAAGATCCTAATCTAGCTGGAGCTATTGCCATGCATCATGGCTCATTAAATAATCAAATCAGAACTTGGGTAGAAGAAGCTTTGCATTCTGGCCAGATAAAAGTTGTGGTTTGTACTTCCAGTTTGGATTTAGGTGTTGATTTCAGACCAGTTGATACCATTATTCAGGTTGGTGGACCAAAAGGAGTAGCAAGATTTGCACAACGAGCTGGGAGAAGTGGGCATAGGCCAGGTGAAATCAGTAAAATATACTTCCTTCCTACTCACTCTTTAGAACTAATTGAAGGTGCGGCTTTAAGATCAGCCATTAAACAAAAGGATTTCGAAGCTAGAATCCCTATTAAAATGGCTTTGGATGTACTGCTTCAATTTATGACCACTTTAGCAGTAAGTGATGGTTTTGATGCAGATAAGTTATTTAAGCAAATTACAGAAATCTATTGTTATCAAGACTTATCCAAAAAAGAATGGAATTGGTTATTAGACTTTTTAAAAACAGGTGGTAAAAGCTTATCAGCTTATGATGAATATCAAAAAACTACAGAAGAAAATGGCCTTATTAAAGTGACAAACAGAAGAATTGCAATGCGCCATAGGTTATCCATTGGTACCATAGTAGGCGATCAGGTATTAAATGTAAAATATGTAAAAGGAGGTCATTTAGGAACAATAGAAGAGTATTTCATCAGCAAACTTAAAGTTGGTGACACTTTTTGGTTTTCTGGTAAAGCATTGGAATATGTTAGACTAAAAGATATGACAGTTCAAGTAAAGAAAAGTAAAAGGAAAACCGGCTTAATTCCCCAGTGGATGGGTGGTAGAATGCCATTATCTTCACAACTGTCACTACATATAAAGGAAAAACTTGAAAAAATAAAAAACAATCAATTAGATGAAATAGAATTATCTACAATACAACCTCTAATAAATAGACAACTAGAACTATCCGTCATTCCAAACAAAGACGAATTGTTAATAGAATCTGTAAAATCAAAAGAAGGTTTCCACATATTCATATTTCCTTTTGAGGGGCGATTTATACATGAGGTAATGGCCGGACTTATTGCCTACAGGATAAGTGTTTCTCAACCCATTACATTTTCCATTGCAATGAATGATTATGGCTTTGAATTACTCACGGATGAAGAATTTGATTTTGAAGAAATGTTATCACTTGACTTATTTTCACTAAACAATATTAAAGAAGATATTATGCTGGGAATAAATGAAACAGAGATGGCTAAAAGAAAATTTAGAGATATAGCTTCAATATCGGGCATGATTTTTAAAGGGTTTCCAGGAAAGAATATAAAGGAAAAACACATTCAAGCTTCCTCTTCTATTTTATATGATGTTTTTACTGAATATGAACCTGAAAATCTGTTGTTAAAGCAAGCTCATAAAGAAGTAGTTGAGCAACAATTGGAGGAAGAAAGATTAATTGAATCGATGCGGAAAATCAATCAACAAAAAATAATTTATAACAAAACTTTAAAACCCTCACCTTTTGCATTCCCTATTATGGTGGATCGATTAAGGGAAAAATTTTCAACAGAAAGTCTGGAAGAAAGAGTGGCGAAAATGCAGATACAATTAGAAAATTAATAATTTTAACTTTAGATTTGAAGGCTGTAATATTTAAAATAAAATGAAGAGATTTACATTACTATTAGTATTTATAGGGATAAGTTTCACTGCAATATCACAATCCGTTGTCACTGGAAAGTGGAAAACAATTGATGATGAGACAGGAAAAGAAAAAAGTATTGTTGAGATATATGAAAAAGATGGAGAGCTTTATGGAAAAATTTTAAAAATATTTACCGAACCTAATGAAGATCAGGACCCTATTTGTGATAAATGTTCTGGTGACAGAAAAAATAAAAAAATCATAGGAATGGAAATCATTCGTGATATGGAATGGGATGCAGATGATGAAGAATGGGAAGACGGTGAAATTCTTGATCCTGAAGATGGAAAAACTTATGATTGTGTAATCTGGAGAGAGGGTGATGATCTTAAAGTAAGAGGATATGTAGCCTTTTTCTATAGAACTCAAACTTGGAAAAAAGCAGACTAATCATTTGATATTAAAAGTAGTAGGCAAAGAATTAGAACTTTCAGAAGACCGAGTTATTTTTTGGTCCGATAAAGAAGTATTATTTATTGCGGACTTACATATAGGCAAAACCAGTCATTTTAGAAAATCTGGAATTGCTATTCCCACTGGAATTATTGACGCTGAAATAGCAAGACTTGAAGCTTTAATTAAAAAGTATCACCCTAAAAGAGTTTTCTTTTTGGGTGATTTATTTCATAGCGATTTAAATCATGAATGGACTCTATTTGATCATTTCTTAAATCGTAATTCTACAGTTGAATTTATTCTTATTAAAGGCAATCATGACATTCTTCCAAAAGCTATCTATGATCAAAGTATTTTGATTATAGAAGAAGAGCCATTTCAATTAGATTCATTTATTTTAAGTCATCATCCATTAATAAAATCTCAACTAAAAGAGGGTTATATTAATCTTTGCGGACATATACATCCAGGCCTTTCTATAAAAACTAAAGGAAGATCCTACCTAAAACTACCTTGTTTTTATCATAAAAAAAATCAATTGATATTACCTGCATTTGGTAAATTAACTGGATTAGCCAAAATCAGTCCTTCAAAAGAAGAGACTGTTTTTGTAACACTTAATAATTCGGTTAAAGAAATAAAATTAAACAAACATTAACTTTCCGTTCATTAATTTCAAATTATCTGAAACTATTGAATTGTAATGTATTCGCTGTTTTTATATTCAATTATTTATAATTTTTTCCGTATAATTATAATTATTTAAAAATCTTGGGGTTACCTAAAAGCCTTAAGAAGTATTAACAAATGAAATTAACTGACGAACAAGTACTAAACCGCATCAAATTAGGCGATGAATCTGCTTTAGATTATCTCTACAAGCAGCATTATAAAATGATGCTTAGGATGGTTCTCAGAAATAATGGTTCAGAGCAAGAGGCTTTGGACATCTTCCAAGATGCCTTAATTGTATTTTGGCAAAAAGCAATGGATGAAAAATTTACGCTAACTTCAAAAATAAGTACTTACTTATTTAGTATATGTAAGAACTTATGGAGAAAAGAATTAGATAGAAAGAAAAATTTTGAAGAAAGCGATAAAGAAGAAAGCGAGCATAACCAATTTGAAAATCAAGAAATGGTTAAAATAATTCATGAATGTATTAATGAATTAGGAGACTCGTGTAAACAAATATTAAACTATCACTATTTTGATGGTCTGTCAATGGATCAAATAGCTAAAAAAATGGGACTGGCTAATAGTGATACAGCTAAAACAAAAAGGTATAAATGTAAAAAAAGACTGGATGATCTTATCAGATCAAGATATCAGGCCAGCGACTTTTTAGACTAACAATTATGAGTGAAATCAATTACTTTCGCTTAATCGAAGCATATTTTGAGGGGACTATCTCCCCTAATGAGAAAGCTATGCTTGAAGCAAAAATTGAATCTGATCCGCTAGTAAAAGCTGAATTTGATTTACAAAAAAACATCATTCAAGGAATAGCTAATACACGAAAACTAGAATTGAAATCAAGATTAGCTTCAATTGATTTACCTACAACTGCTGGAGTTTTAGGTGGAAGTGGAGTTAAATGGCTAGCAGGCACTATTACTGGAGTAACTTTATTTGGTAGTGTTCTTTATTGGTCACTTTACAATTTTAATGAAGTGATTAAACCACTTGACATCAATGTTGCTCAAGCTATGGAATTTAAAAGTCCAAAATTTGATGAAATCCCAACAGTTCAAAGAGAAATCACAAGTACTCCAAAAAATATAGCTGAAAAACCAAGTTCAATAGAGCTTGTTGAAGAAAAAATTAAAGAAGAAGAGAGAAAAGAAAATACTGCTAAGGTAAAACCACAGTCTTTAATTTCTTATGAAGACGACAAAATATTTTCTGAGCATAATGAAGAGGAAATAGAGAATATCTCTAGTAAGGATATTGCGCTTAATAGAGCTGACAAGACTGAAATACAATTATTTGAAGGAATTGATTCTCAAGACAATTTCCATTACAGATATTATAACTCTAAGCTTTATTTATATGGGGACTTCAAAAAGATGCCTTACCAAATCATTGAGTTAAATGATAAAGGAAGGAAACAATTGTTCCTAAGCTATAATCAGGATGTATTTATTATAAAAGATAATACAACGGATATAACACCATTATCAAAACTTGATGATGAATTATTAAAAATGGAAATAGACCTAATTCTAGAAGATTAACTACTAGGTTTAAACAATAATAAATGAGGCTTTTCAATTTTTGGAAAGCCTTTTTTGTTTTTATATCAAATTAATAAGCTAAGCATAAATAAATTCTTATTTTTGGGCTTTGATTTATGAGCAAAGAAAAAAAATATAGAAAGAAGAAAAAGCTTGGGCACTATCCTTTTGTAAGCGTCATATTAAGTATGACGCTTGCCTTATTTATTCTAGGTTTATTCGCACTTTTAATTACCACCACTTCCTCTCTAACAAAAGTGATTCAGCAAAATGTGGAGATGCAAGTATATTTAAATTCAAATTTATCTGAACCGCAACAGTTAAGGATAAGTAAATCATTAGCTTCAAAAGCTTATATTCTTAAGGGAGAAGATATTGAATCAGTGAGATTTATTTCCAAAAAAGAAGCTGCTGAAAAATTTATTGAAGATACTGGTGAAGACTTCATGGAATTCTTGGGTGATAACCCTCTAAAAGATGCGTATATCGTTAAAATCTCATCAGATTTTCATTCTTCTGAAAAAATGCTTGAAGTACAAAAAGACATAGAGAAAATTAACGGTGTTTTTGAGGTTATTTACACCAATAACATGGTACAAAGTATCAATGAAAACATCACAAAAATTAGTATTGTGCTATTAAGTATCTCAATCTTACTATTTATTGTGATCGGTATTTTGATTAACAATACAATAAAATTAGCATTGTTTTCACAAAGATTTTTAATAAGAAGTATGCAACTTGTGGGCGCAACTAAAGGTTTTATCAGAAAACCATTTATTTATCGTTCCATTTTACATGGAATAGTTTCTGCCACAATTGCTGCAGCTTTATTGTATGGATTATTAGCATATGGTAGCGAGCAATTGGAAGGTTTAGCAGAATTACAAAACCAACAAATGCAATTGATAATTTTTGGTGGATTAATTTTAACCGGTATTATCATTGCAACTTTTAGTACTTACAGAGCCATGCAAAAATATATGGCAATGTCTTTAGATGAATTATATTAAATAATATTTATGTCAGAGAAAAAGAAACTAGCATTTGGTAAAAGCAATTATATTTTAATGATTGCTGGAATTTTAACTCTTATCACAGGATTTATCATTATGACATTAGATTCCGAACAATATGGTTTTGGATTTCTTGGTCTTACATTAGGTCCTATAATCGTTTTTATAGGTTTCATAGTAGAAATATTTGCAATTCTTAAGCGACCTAAACACTAAAATGGGAGTATTAGAAGCTATTATCCTTGGTATCATCCAAGGATTATCTGAGTTTTTACCAATTAGCAGTAGCGGTCATTTAGAAATCGGAGCAGTATTATTAAACGCACATACTTCTGAAAGCTTATTATTTTCAGTATTAGTTCATGCTGCCACTGCAT is drawn from Marivirga arenosa and contains these coding sequences:
- a CDS encoding ATP-dependent DNA ligase is translated as MKEFSKLITALDQTNKTNDKVEALKHYFKRAEDHDKIWTLALFTHRRPKRAVKTSLLKAWVMEWTSIPEWLFQESYHVVGDLAETISLLLANIDCKSNAEDKPLTYYINTLNRIRNEDLIEKKQVLYTLYQELDQQERFVFTKIMTGGWRVGVSQNLITKALSETYNIDKTIIAHRLMGDWSPEKLSFEELIFEENSKDLASRPYPFYLAHPIETNEIKEKLKPEEWQAEWKWDGIRGQIIKRKEEVFIWSRGEELITDKFPELKEMANQLPNGTVLDGEITAFENGEPLSFAVLQTRIGRKNVTKNLLKKAPVVFISYDLIEFNGLDYRNRPLNTRKAELDNIIQQTSDSRLISSESLRFDNWSELEEIRKKSRSVKTEGIMLKNLDSVYEAGRKRGSWWKWKIAPLTIDGVMIYAQKGHGRRADLYSDYTLAVWHEDELIPFAKAYSGLTDAEMKKVDSFVKKNTKEKFGPVRTVKPALVFEIAFEGIQESKRHKSGIALRFPRIKRWRKDKSISEANKLIDLQELLEKYG
- a CDS encoding ligase-associated DNA damage response DEXH box helicase, giving the protein MDDQLKAGINWFKKKGWDPFAFQLETWKHFIDGNSGLLNAPTGSGKTYAIWIGYLLSNLNKKPKKGLKFLWVLPLRALSKDIQSAIHEAAYDFGFDWKIEIRTGDTSTKDRKRQKTSPPDCLITTPESLHLLLSQKNSTSYFKNLEALVVDEWHELLGSKRGVQVELALSSFKAFSKSKLKIWGISATIGNLPEAQKVLLGPNNSDGIFISAKLDKEIKIESILPDEVEKYPWAGHLGIKLIDKVLPIINENKTTLIFTNTRSQTEIWYQQLLNKDPNLAGAIAMHHGSLNNQIRTWVEEALHSGQIKVVVCTSSLDLGVDFRPVDTIIQVGGPKGVARFAQRAGRSGHRPGEISKIYFLPTHSLELIEGAALRSAIKQKDFEARIPIKMALDVLLQFMTTLAVSDGFDADKLFKQITEIYCYQDLSKKEWNWLLDFLKTGGKSLSAYDEYQKTTEENGLIKVTNRRIAMRHRLSIGTIVGDQVLNVKYVKGGHLGTIEEYFISKLKVGDTFWFSGKALEYVRLKDMTVQVKKSKRKTGLIPQWMGGRMPLSSQLSLHIKEKLEKIKNNQLDEIELSTIQPLINRQLELSVIPNKDELLIESVKSKEGFHIFIFPFEGRFIHEVMAGLIAYRISVSQPITFSIAMNDYGFELLTDEEFDFEEMLSLDLFSLNNIKEDIMLGINETEMAKRKFRDIASISGMIFKGFPGKNIKEKHIQASSSILYDVFTEYEPENLLLKQAHKEVVEQQLEEERLIESMRKINQQKIIYNKTLKPSPFAFPIMVDRLREKFSTESLEERVAKMQIQLEN
- a CDS encoding DUF2147 domain-containing protein, producing MKRFTLLLVFIGISFTAISQSVVTGKWKTIDDETGKEKSIVEIYEKDGELYGKILKIFTEPNEDQDPICDKCSGDRKNKKIIGMEIIRDMEWDADDEEWEDGEILDPEDGKTYDCVIWREGDDLKVRGYVAFFYRTQTWKKAD
- the pdeM gene encoding ligase-associated DNA damage response endonuclease PdeM; translation: MILKVVGKELELSEDRVIFWSDKEVLFIADLHIGKTSHFRKSGIAIPTGIIDAEIARLEALIKKYHPKRVFFLGDLFHSDLNHEWTLFDHFLNRNSTVEFILIKGNHDILPKAIYDQSILIIEEEPFQLDSFILSHHPLIKSQLKEGYINLCGHIHPGLSIKTKGRSYLKLPCFYHKKNQLILPAFGKLTGLAKISPSKEETVFVTLNNSVKEIKLNKH
- a CDS encoding RNA polymerase sigma factor — encoded protein: MKLTDEQVLNRIKLGDESALDYLYKQHYKMMLRMVLRNNGSEQEALDIFQDALIVFWQKAMDEKFTLTSKISTYLFSICKNLWRKELDRKKNFEESDKEESEHNQFENQEMVKIIHECINELGDSCKQILNYHYFDGLSMDQIAKKMGLANSDTAKTKRYKCKKRLDDLIRSRYQASDFLD